From the genome of Leguminivora glycinivorella isolate SPB_JAAS2020 chromosome Z, LegGlyc_1.1, whole genome shotgun sequence, one region includes:
- the LOC125241081 gene encoding prostaglandin E synthase 2, translated as MWRPTFTLFRKIIIPSVIENAKLSKIYYSTKGRLPRSTAQITLIGASVGVLVGAGWGGYTHYKINAKKQVAPIENEEYPFLKEAPKYQAQYKISNDSDSSNLQLVLFQYRTCPFCCKVRAYLDARGISYEVVEVDAVLRQAIKWSGYKKVPILLAKVDGGYQQLMDSSAIVSVLETFLRDKNSQLRDVVKFYPVTKFLNDQGKEVTDVTNKYFIMHNAVVSDQAERNAEAEEREWRQWADRVLVHTLSPNVYRTAGEALDTFKWFEEAGRWRESFPAWECALMVYGGAAAMWVIAKRLKTRHHIKDDVRQSLYDAANDWMGALRKKGTKFLGGGQPNLADIAVYGVLSSIEGCQAFQDLRSHTDIGVWYDDIKNSIEHRQGKVTFALTQA; from the exons ATGTGGCGTCCaacatttactttatttcgtAAGATAATTATACCATCTGTAATTGAGAATGcgaaattatcaaaaatatattattctACCAAAGGCCGGCTACCAAGGTCTACAGCCCAAATAACCTTAATTGGTGCGAGTGTTGGGGTCCTGGTTGGTGCAGGCTGGGGTGGCTATACACACTACAAGATTAACGCTAAAAAACAGGTGGCTCCAATAGAAAATGAAGAATATCCATTCCTCAAGGAGGCACCAAAATACCAGGCTCAGTACAAA ATCAGTAATGATTCAGACAGTAGCAACTTGCAACTTGTACTGTTCCAATACCGCACCTGTCCATTCTGCTGTAAAGTCCGTGCGTACCTTGATGCTCGTGGTATCAGTTACGAGGTAGTGGAGGTGGATGCCGTTCTCCGACAAGCAATCAAATGGTCCGGATACAAAAAAGTTCCTATTCTATTAGCCAAAGTAGACGGAGGCTATCAG CAACTTATGGATAGTTCAGCTATAGTATCGGTACTGGAGACTTTCTTGAGAGACAAAAATTCTCAACTACGAGATGTTGTGAAGTTCTACCCTGTTACTAAGTTCCTGAATGACCAGGGCAAGGAAGTCACTGATGTAACAAACAAGTACTTTATAATGCATAATGCTGTTGTCTCTGATCAAGCTGAAAGAAATGCAGAAGC TGAGGAGCGAGAATGGCGACAGTGGGCGGATCGCGTGCTGGTGCACACCCTGTCCCCTAATGTATACCGAACAGCAGGAGAAGCTTTAGACACTTTCAAGTGGTTTGAGGAAGCCGGGCGCTGGCGTGAATCGTTCCCCGCCTGGGAGTGTGCTCTGATGGTCTATGGAGGAGCTGCTGCTATGTGGGTTATTGCTAAACGACTCAAGACAAG gCACCATATAAAAGATGATGTTCGCCAGTCACTCTATGATGCCGCAAACGATTGGATGGGTGCACTTAGAAAGAAAGGAACTAAATTCCTGGGCGGCGGCCAGCCTAACCTTGCAGACATCGCCGTGTATGGTGTGCTGAGCAGCATTGAAGGGTGCCAGGCGTTCCAGGATCTAAGGAGCCATACAGACATAGGGGTGTGGTATGATGACATCAAGAACTCAATAGAACATAGACAAGGAAAAGTTACGTTTGCGCTAACACAAGCGTGA
- the LOC125241387 gene encoding uncharacterized protein LOC125241387, translated as MSCKVFLVILGSCFIAALAISVHYDGSGEMRGVNNRVWNFDKEELDYDEADDEKHRKGKILFPFGGSIVRFANTECATTSTMSGTCLARRECNDLNGSITGTCASRRGRCCVVSRGCGSSTNVNNTYFTSPGYPAAYAGGTACSIIVNRCSSNICQLRIDFMDMVLAQPDGDGVCATDSITVTGGNTVVPTLCGDNTGQTIFVDFNGDTAVTVTVTATPSTTFSRRWNIKLTQIACDCPGLAPNGCLQYYTGVTGTITSFNYGTAANTALSASLVTGTRQIANLNYGICIRMEAGYCSIQYAQTANIYSFTVTGDVEGADNTVLGTPVGAVNDGACTTDFVVIPNPTVVATGLAVGTDRFCGLGFVPVQTGAKPFVLYVVTDGSEGATAATPPDVANRGFSLAYTQIAC; from the exons ATGAGTTGCAAAGTTTTCTTAGTGATACTGGGGTCCTGTTTCATCGCCGCTTTGGCTATTTCCGTGCATTACGATGGCTCAGGGGAAATGCGTGGCGTCAACAACAGggtatggaattttgataaagAGGAATTAGACTACGACGAGGCTGACGACGAAAAACACAGAAAAGGGAAGATTT TGTTTCCATTCGGAGGGAGTATCGTCCGCTTTGCGAACACGGAGTGCGCGACTACCAGCACAATGTCCGGCACGTGTTTGGCGCGCCGAGAATGTAACGACCTCAATGGTAGTATCACTGGGACTTGCGCATCAAGAAGGGGTCGATGCTGTGTAG TATCCCGCGGGTGCGGCAGTAGCACAAACGTGAACAACACGTACTTTACGAGCCCGGGATACCCGGCCGCGTACGCCGGCGGCACCGCCTGCAGCATCATCGTCAACCGATGCAGCAGTAACATCTGCCAG CTTCGCATCGACTTTATGGACATGGTGCTCGCCCAGCCGGACGGCGATGGCGTGTGCGCGACGGACTCCATCACTGTGACGGGCGGCAACACGGTCGTGCCCACGCTCTGCGGCGACAACACCGGCCAGACCATCTTCGTCGACTTCAACGGCGACACAGCAGTCACAGTTACAGTCACTGCTACCCCAAGTACCACATTCAGTAGGCGATGGAATATAAAGCTTACACAAATTGCCTGCGATTGTCCTGGATTAG CACCCAACGGCTGCCTGCAGTACTACACCGGCGTCACAGGCACCATCACCAGTTTCAACTACGGTACGGCCGCCAACACAGCGCTAAGCGCCTCGCTCGTCACCGGCACTCGCCAGATCGCCAACTTGAACTACGGGATATGCATCAGGATGGAGGCCGGTTATTGCTCCATACAATATGCTCAG acTGCGAACATCTACTCGTTCACGGTGACCGGCGACGTGGAAGGCGCGGACAACACCGTCCTGGGCACTCCGGTGGGCGCGGTGAACGACGGCGCTTGCACCACGGACTTCGTGGTCATCCCCAACCCGACCGTCGTGGCTACCGGCCTCGCAGTAGGCACTGACCGCTTCTGCGGACTGGGCTTCGTTCCCGTTCAAA CGGGAGCCAAGCCGTTCGTACTATACGTAGTGACGGACGGCAGCGAAGGAGCGACGGCCGCCACCCCTCCCGATGTCGCCAACCGAGGCTTCAGCCTGGCCTACACGCAGATAGCCTGCTGA